From Vicingus serpentipes, the proteins below share one genomic window:
- a CDS encoding M23 family metallopeptidase, giving the protein MRFIIFIAFLLFSVLLKANTNTFIIDSDSSSTEEITSAKKKVNTTKNEIQLVNRFDWFVDSINNTLNDTVSHYDWITNDIHFRKFDFSKVEDTLMVLLNDSNDYFTPPVKGNVTSEFGKRRWRYHYGIDIDLNTGDTVQSAFGGKVRISTYSKTYGNVVVVRHNNGLETIYAHLSKRLVDIDSNITTGTVIGLGGNTGRSYGSHLHFEVRYFDEALDPRDIIAFEDFTTHNDTLAISECSFAYRDELKLLNAIKYHKVRSGNTLGHIAAKYGTSISTLCRLNGIRRTKILQIGERIRVR; this is encoded by the coding sequence CTCAGATTCTTCTTCAACTGAAGAGATTACATCTGCAAAGAAGAAAGTAAATACAACTAAAAACGAAATTCAACTTGTGAATCGTTTTGACTGGTTTGTTGATTCAATAAACAATACTCTAAACGATACGGTTTCTCATTACGATTGGATTACAAATGATATCCATTTTAGAAAGTTTGATTTCTCAAAAGTTGAAGATACTTTAATGGTTTTATTAAATGATAGTAATGATTATTTTACTCCTCCAGTTAAAGGAAATGTTACCTCAGAATTTGGAAAAAGGCGTTGGCGATACCATTACGGAATTGACATTGATTTAAATACTGGAGATACAGTTCAGTCTGCTTTTGGTGGGAAAGTAAGAATATCAACCTATAGTAAAACATATGGAAATGTGGTTGTAGTTCGCCATAATAATGGTTTAGAAACTATTTATGCTCATCTTTCAAAACGATTAGTAGATATAGATTCTAACATTACTACTGGAACAGTAATCGGTTTAGGAGGAAATACCGGTAGAAGTTATGGGAGCCACCTACACTTTGAGGTTCGCTATTTTGATGAAGCATTAGACCCAAGAGATATTATTGCTTTTGAAGATTTTACCACGCACAACGATACCTTAGCAATATCTGAATGTAGTTTTGCTTATCGAGATGAATTAAAACTGCTTAATGCAATTAAATACCACAAAGTAAGAAGTGGTAATACCTTAGGACATATTGCCGCTAAATATGGAACTTCTATCTCTACCTTATGCCGATTAAATGGTATTCGTCGAACAAAAATATTACAAATAGGTGAACGTATAAGAGTTAGATAG